A region from the Triticum urartu cultivar G1812 chromosome 1, Tu2.1, whole genome shotgun sequence genome encodes:
- the LOC125522383 gene encoding myb family transcription factor PHL7-like isoform X1 yields the protein MMYHAKKFSVPFAPQRAQNSEHVSNIGAFGGSNISNPANPVGSGKQRLRWTSDLHSRFVDAIAQLGGPDRATPKGVLTVMGVPGITIYHVKSHLQKYRLAKYIPESPAEGSKDEKKDSSDSFSNADSAPGSQINEALKMQMEVQKRLHEQLEVQKQLQLRIEAQGKYLQMIIEEQQKLGGSLEGSEERKLSHSPPTLDDYPDSIQPSPKKPRLDDLSTDAVRGVTQPGFESHLIGPWDQELCPKTNICDPAFQVDEFKANPGLSKS from the exons ATGATGTACCATGCTAAGAAGTTTTCTGTGCCCTTTGCACCACAGAGGGCTCAGAATAGTGAGCATGTAAGTAACATTGGAGCTTTCGGTGGATCCAACATAAGCAACCCTGCTAATCCTGTAGGGAGTGGCAAACAACGTCTAAGATGGACCTCTGATCTCCATAGTCGTTTTGTGGATGCAATCGCCCAACTTGGTGGACCAGATA GAGCAACACCTAAAGGAGTACTGACTGTAATGGGTGTACCGGGGATTACAATATATCACGTGAAGAGCCATTTGCAG AAGTATCGCCTTGCAAAGTACATACCAGAATCTCCTGCTGAAG GTTCCAAGGACGAAAAGAAGGATTCTAGTGATTCATTCTCTAATGCAGATTCTGCACC GGGTTCACAAATCAATGAAGCATTGAAGATGCAAATGGAAGTTCAGAAGCGGCTCCATGAACAACTCGAG GTTCAAAAGCAGTTGCAGCTGAGAATCGAAGCACAAGGGAAGTACTTGCAGATGATCATAGAGGAGCAGCAAAAGCTTGGTGGCTCACTTGAAGGTTCTGAGGAGAGGAAGCTTTCACATTCACCACCTACCTTAGATGACTACCCTGACAGCATACAGCCTTCTCCGAAGAAACCACGGTTGGATGATCTGTCAACAGATGCGGTCCGGGGTGTTACACAGCCAGGGTTTGAATCCCATCTTATTGGCCCATGGGATCAAGAACTCTGTCCGAAGACCAACATATGCGATCCTGCATTCCAAGTGGATGAGTTTAAGGCAAACCCTGGTTTGAGCAAGTCATAA
- the LOC125536543 gene encoding leucine-rich repeat protein 1-like, translating to MAPMATRSLLPLSVIVLATVASTLLLAPVAAKDIDALLALKSGLHDPNGALKSWDPQLVDPCTWFYITCNDNKRVTHIVIARLNLSGPLAPELGQLDRLEYLAVYDNHFTGPIPKELVGLSKLTNADFSNNNFCGPIPTAGPFKHIPRRSFAHNPRLGKKC from the exons ATGGCGCCCATGGCGACCAGATCACTACTGCCCCTATCGGTCATCGTCCTTGCGACGGTCGCATCGACCCTTCTACTGGCGCCGGTGGCGGCGAAGGACATTGACGCGCTCTTGGCCCTGAAGAGCGGCTTACATGACCCCAACGGTGCATTGAAGAGCTGGGACCCGCAATTGGTGGACCCTTGCACCTGGTTCTACATCACTTGCAACGACAACAAACGCGTCACCCACAT AGTCATTGCCCGCCTGAACCTGTCCGGACCGCTGGCGCCGGAGCTTGGCCAACTGGACCGCCTAGAATATTT GGCTGTTTATGACAACCACTTCACCGGCCCGATCCCAAAGGAACTGGTTGGGCTGTCCAAGCTGACAAATGC GGATTTCTCAAACAACAACTTCTGCGGCCCGATTCCAACCGCTGGACCGTTTAAGCACATACCTCGTCGTAg CTTTGCCCACAACCCGCGTCTGGGCAAGAAGTGCTAG
- the LOC125522383 gene encoding myb family transcription factor PHL7-like isoform X3: MQSPNLVDQIVGATPKGVLTVMGVPGITIYHVKSHLQKYRLAKYIPESPAEVAAGVGSKDEKKDSSDSFSNADSAPGSQINEALKMQMEVQKRLHEQLEVQKQLQLRIEAQGKYLQMIIEEQQKLGGSLEGSEERKLSHSPPTLDDYPDSIQPSPKKPRLDDLSTDAVRGVTQPGFESHLIGPWDQELCPKTNICDPAFQVDEFKANPGLSKS, encoded by the exons ATGCAATCGCCCAACTTGGTGGACCAGATAGTGG GAGCAACACCTAAAGGAGTACTGACTGTAATGGGTGTACCGGGGATTACAATATATCACGTGAAGAGCCATTTGCAG AAGTATCGCCTTGCAAAGTACATACCAGAATCTCCTGCTGAAG TGGCAGCTGGTGTAGGTTCCAAGGACGAAAAGAAGGATTCTAGTGATTCATTCTCTAATGCAGATTCTGCACC GGGTTCACAAATCAATGAAGCATTGAAGATGCAAATGGAAGTTCAGAAGCGGCTCCATGAACAACTCGAG GTTCAAAAGCAGTTGCAGCTGAGAATCGAAGCACAAGGGAAGTACTTGCAGATGATCATAGAGGAGCAGCAAAAGCTTGGTGGCTCACTTGAAGGTTCTGAGGAGAGGAAGCTTTCACATTCACCACCTACCTTAGATGACTACCCTGACAGCATACAGCCTTCTCCGAAGAAACCACGGTTGGATGATCTGTCAACAGATGCGGTCCGGGGTGTTACACAGCCAGGGTTTGAATCCCATCTTATTGGCCCATGGGATCAAGAACTCTGTCCGAAGACCAACATATGCGATCCTGCATTCCAAGTGGATGAGTTTAAGGCAAACCCTGGTTTGAGCAAGTCATAA
- the LOC125522383 gene encoding myb family transcription factor PHL7-like isoform X2, which produces MMYHAKKFSVPFAPQRAQNSEHVSNIGAFGGSNISNPANPVGSGKQRLRWTSDLHSRFVDAIAQLGGPDRATPKGVLTVMGVPGITIYHVKSHLQKYRLAKYIPESPAEVAAGVGSKDEKKDSSDSFSNADSAPGSQINEALKMQMEVQKRLHEQLEVQKQLQLRIEAQGKYLQMIIEEQQKLGGSLEGSEERKLSHSPPTLDDYPDSIQPSPKKPRLDDLSTDAVRGVTQPGFESHLIGPWDQELCPKTNICDPAFQVDEFKANPGLSKS; this is translated from the exons ATGATGTACCATGCTAAGAAGTTTTCTGTGCCCTTTGCACCACAGAGGGCTCAGAATAGTGAGCATGTAAGTAACATTGGAGCTTTCGGTGGATCCAACATAAGCAACCCTGCTAATCCTGTAGGGAGTGGCAAACAACGTCTAAGATGGACCTCTGATCTCCATAGTCGTTTTGTGGATGCAATCGCCCAACTTGGTGGACCAGATA GAGCAACACCTAAAGGAGTACTGACTGTAATGGGTGTACCGGGGATTACAATATATCACGTGAAGAGCCATTTGCAG AAGTATCGCCTTGCAAAGTACATACCAGAATCTCCTGCTGAAG TGGCAGCTGGTGTAGGTTCCAAGGACGAAAAGAAGGATTCTAGTGATTCATTCTCTAATGCAGATTCTGCACC GGGTTCACAAATCAATGAAGCATTGAAGATGCAAATGGAAGTTCAGAAGCGGCTCCATGAACAACTCGAG GTTCAAAAGCAGTTGCAGCTGAGAATCGAAGCACAAGGGAAGTACTTGCAGATGATCATAGAGGAGCAGCAAAAGCTTGGTGGCTCACTTGAAGGTTCTGAGGAGAGGAAGCTTTCACATTCACCACCTACCTTAGATGACTACCCTGACAGCATACAGCCTTCTCCGAAGAAACCACGGTTGGATGATCTGTCAACAGATGCGGTCCGGGGTGTTACACAGCCAGGGTTTGAATCCCATCTTATTGGCCCATGGGATCAAGAACTCTGTCCGAAGACCAACATATGCGATCCTGCATTCCAAGTGGATGAGTTTAAGGCAAACCCTGGTTTGAGCAAGTCATAA